The following nucleotide sequence is from Psilocybe cubensis strain MGC-MH-2018 chromosome 13, whole genome shotgun sequence.
ttttgatattttcttcGGCGCTTTCAGGATCAGATGGATTCTGAGAAGGTATGAATGTGCCATTGTCATCTTCTGATGCCTCAAGCTCAGCAAAGGTCTTAGTAGCACTGGCACGAGTTGAGCTGACACAGCGTCTCTTGGGAGGTCAAGCAATAGTGGATGAATCAGAGTCATTCTCCAGGTCAGACTCTCGTTTGGCTGGAGGTGCCGAGGCTAAACCAACTTTTTCAGTACCTCGACGCTTTTTCGGCAATGGTTGGGCATCCTCTCGGCGAGTTGAATTCAGCATACGGTTAGCTGATTTCCTCCCTTCACCGGGACGTCCTGAGGTACTGTCATCTTGATGCTCAGGTGCGTTACTGGCACCCTCCTTGTTCAAAAGATCACGCATCTCTTTCAGAAACTCGGAGCTGTGATGTCGATTTTGGCGACGCGCTGTGCCATAGGCCAACAAAAATTGAAACAGAAATATGTTAGactttttctgtttttctgCAACACATTCTTCCGCCGTGGATGTAGCTACAGCCAGCTTGGTCTGATATTAGTGGGTATTTTTATCAGATAAAATTTCAACGTACTACCAAGTCCCAATGTAGGTTCACAACCTCAGCCACATTGCCGTTCTCGAGCCCTCTCCGGACCTTTTTGTCAAGCGTCTCAACGGCATTTCTGAATTCTTTCAGGTCGGTAATGGTTTGCTTTGGCATTTCGTTGAGACGTGGAATTGAAGTGGTGGTGGCTTACAAGTAGGGTTGAGTGTCTTACAAAAATGTGGAGTTTGTTTAGTCGGCTGACACCGATAGACCCGATCACAAAATCTGCATGCTATTCTCTAAAACAAACCTGGGCGCGGGTGACCGACAATGTATGGATAGACCTCTGCATGGGTAACAGAATTTATACATTTCAAGTGTCTGTTACTGAGCAATGCTGTAATATTTAGTGCTACCTATTTGACCCGTATTCATGTTGGCAAAGACCAAGTGGCGAGAAATAATGGAAGTAATGGCGAGTGGGTTAATGGCGACTAGTCAAATGATTACACATTGATCCGGCCCACAGAGGAACCGTACAGTAGGTAAACGGAATACACAGTGTGTCCCGCGAGCACGCTATGCATGGCTAATAATGGAAGTAAACCAGCCTACAGCGGAGCCGCTAATGAGTAGCAATTACACAGTGTGTGCCCTACCGTATATAGTAGTGTAGGTGGCCGGATGGGCGGACTCGGTGACTGGTATGGGACTGCACACTGTACACGTCCCTTGTATGGTATGGTATCATCCATGGATGATTTAGCTGAAGCGATATCACTCTGTCGAGAGTCACTGAGGAGTTCACCTCCACAGAGTCCAATACGACCCCAGCTTCTTAATACCCTTTCCGGAGCTCTTATGAAGCAATATGAACAGCAACCATCCATTGATGATTTAGAAGAAGCAATCAAATTGCTGCGTGAAATTCTGCAAATAGTTCCTCCACAGGATCAAAATCGATCAAACGTTCTCAGTAATGCAGTGCTTGCTATCAAACGTCGATATGACCGTCTTGGATCTATGGAAGATATGGAGGAATCTATTTCTCTTGGCCGGGAATCAGTCAAGCTTTGTCCTCTTGGCCATCCGCGTCGTTCATCGTCTTTCCACAACCTTGCGCTTGCTCTTGGAAGTCGATATGAGCAACTTGGATCAAAGGAAGACCTGGAAGAAATAATTTCACTTCTTAGAGAATCGCTCAAAATTGCCCCTACTCCTCATCCGAGTCGTTCAATAATTGTTACTAATCTCGCATTTTCCCTGATAAATCGTTACTCAGAACAGGGATCAATCGAAGATTTAACAGAAGCCATATACTTTGGGCAGGAATCGCTGAGATTACATCCTCCTGGTCATCCACTTCGTTCATGGTCGCTCAAATGCCTGGCAATTACTCATCAAATTTGGCACTACCGCTTGGGAGTAGTGGACGATTTGGAAAACGCAATATCATTTCATCGGGAAGCCATGGAGCTGATGCCTCTTAAGCACATGTATCGCTCCTCCGACCTGTACAATCTTGCAAATGCTCTTCGTATCCGGTATTCAAAGCAGAAAAATATCCATGATTTAGAAAAATCTATTTTATTCTACCGTGAATCACTTAATTTGCGTCCTGCAGGCCATCCAGGTCGTTCACTGTATCTCCACAATCTCGCAATCTCCCTGTTATTTCACTTCGAATATGAAAGAATGTGGGATGATTTTACTGAGGCGTTTCAACTTTTTGAACAAGCAGCATGTGATGCTACCTCTTTTGTACAACATCGCTTGTCATCTGCTATATTCTGGATAAATTCCGCCCGTGTCATTAACGATGAATCAATTAAACATGCTTGTAAAACTGCACTCCATTTACTTCACCGTTCGCTCATTTCCCGCGGCCATGTTGAAGCGCAACAAAGTTACCTCGCCACTACCCAATCTGCTACTTCATTGGCATGCGAATCAGCCTCCACGATAATACCTACTGGGGATCTTGAAACAGCAGTCGAGTTGCTTGAACAAGGTCGCGCGATCCTGTGGTCCAAGGCCAATGTGTACAAAGACCCACTTCAGGAACTCCGCCAGGCCAATGAAGGGATTGAATTAGCTGACCGACTTGAGtctttgaatatccaactcgAGAAGATAGTATTGCAATCCCAGTGATCCATAATTCAAAACAAAGAAGCAAGTTCATCCGAGTTGCTTGAATCCCAAATGCGAAAGCATCGCATTTTATCGGAGGAATGGGATGAAACAGTCGAGAAGATTCGTAAGATCGATGGGTCTGAGAATTTTTTGCAAGCTCCTCAATTCAAACAACTTCAAGCAGCTGCGGTCGAGGGCCCTGTCATAATTGTAAACATCAGCAGTTACCGCTGTGACGCTATCATCATTCTCCATCATAGTCCACCCGTTCTCGTCCCGTTGCCCCAAGCTCGCTCTGAAACACTTCTTGACCATGCCACCAAGCTTCAATCCTCCAGAGAGATTGTGGGAGTGTTACGGGATATTTGGCGTACAATAGGGCACCCTGTGGTTGAGCGATTGTCGGACATTGGGATTGCCCAAAAATCGAGGATCTGGTGGTGTCCAACGTCGGCGCTGTGTGCTCTTCCGCTCCACGCTGCTGGACCTTATAGGCGTGGTGAAAGAAACCTGCCTGATATCTATATATCTTCCTACACTCCGACACTATCTGCATTAATCAGGGCGAGGTCGAAAATATCCAAATCACAGGGAGTTCTGAAGCTGCTGGTGGTTGGTCAATCAGGAAAGGACCTTCATAGGGTCAAAAATGAAGTCGATGTAATCAGGCGATATGAAGATAGCGTAGATGTTCTCATGGATTCCGAAGCAACCAGGAATGCTGTTCTCAGCGGCATTATGGACCACTCCCGGGTTCACCTGGCTTGTCATGGTCACTTGGGAGACGACAATCAGCCATTCAGATCATCATTTGAGCTCTACAATGAGCGACTCGAGCTTCTGGAGTTGATTCAGGCAAACTACCTAATGCCGAGTTCGCATTTCTTTCAGCGTGCCACAGTGCAGCTGGAGATGCTCGAACACCAGATGAAAGCATTCACTTATCCGCGGCATTGCAATTTTGTGGATTCCGAAGTGTTGTGGGAACATTGTGGGAAATgcatgatgaagatggaCCCACCATTGCGAAGCATTTCTATGACTACATATTTTCTAATGGATCAACTGCCAATTTTAAGGAATCCGCTCAGGCATTAAACATTGCAATCAGAGAGATGAGAAAACAAGGTGTCCCTCTGGAACGTTGGGTCATGTTTATCCACACAGGTGCTTAAATCCTATATAATCCTTTCCAAAGTCGCACTACATAGTACATTTGGCGAGTTTATGTCTTGGTAATTGAAGTATGGAGGGGTATATGAGTGTTGGAAGGGGTTGAGAATTCATTCTGTTATTCACCTGAAAGCCATATTTGGGAAATTTCTGTTTTAATGAAGAACTTGCGGATTTTGTATTCAATTCAGCGCCTTTGTCATAGAATTACCAGTTCCGCGTTTAAAACGCCCATAGTAAACGTCGTGGCTGTGGCCTCGGCTTATTGAAGCAAATGAGCCACATGTGTCGATATCAAGCACGAAAAAGGATATCAACTACCACGTTGCCATAAAAGTTAGAGATCCACTGAATGACTGCATCGAGACCGACGCACGGAATTCATCAATCAGTGAAGAAATTATATCATCACCaatgtatatttttttaaCATTTCTTTTGATAGTATTTCGCCCCTCATGAATAGGGGGTGCTGACATATTTTCCCCGATCAACCGCGTCGCGCCAGTTATCACGTGACAGGACCGAAGTGAAGTTCACACAGTTTCACGGATGAAAGAAAATCCCTTTCAAGTTTCGACATCTAACCAGTTACTACAAAATGCCGGAGACAGCTGGGGAATACGTAGATATCCCAGCGCTTCTCAAGGGCATTCTGAATGGATATCCTGGGAATACAGCCATCTTCCGAGAGTATCTCCAAAACACAGATGATGCCCAAGCAACAACCCAGGTAAGGTTGATTTGTCTGAACGTCGGGCGTACTAAGTGTCTTTTTAGGACTTTGTGCTCGATGAGCGTGTTTTTCCCTCTGAAAGACTCCTGGACCCATCGCTAAAGGGAAGCCAGGGACCTGCTTTACTGGCGGTCAACAATAAAGTTCTCGAGGAGACAGATTGGACGGCGCTTCAAAAGATTCACTCATCGAGCAAAGCAGAGGATGAAAGGTACATCACCATGATTGGAATCAACATCGATTCTAACATTTAATTTAGTCGGACTGGGAAGAATGGGCTCGGATTTAGGGCATCGTATCATGTAAGTCTGCAATATCTAGGCGCCAATATGACTGATGGTCTGTTTTTAGCTCACGGAAAATCCCCACCTTCTTTCCGGACGCAAACTTCTTGTCCTCGATGCCCACCGCCATTTTAATCCTCACGCTGGTGGTGTTCTTATCGACTTTGTTCAAGAGGGGCCCAACTATCCTGACCAGATGGCCCCTTTCCTTTCGTATCTCGACAGCCCTGACTGCCCGTACACGGGAACCATATTCCGATTCCCACTTCGCACAGAGAGTCAGGCACAGACAAGCAGGATTAAAGATACCGCAACCTCCGTTGAGGAGATGCTCGAGCTTCTTGAGATGTTCTGCATGAATGAGGCCGAGGAGACCATTCTGTTCCTCAAATACACCACTCAAATAAAAGTGACACACGTCCAACGCGATGGCAATACAATCGTCCTTGGGATGGTCAAGGTAGAAAATGAAGGACAGAGAGGAGAAGGTGCAACATATCGGCACATCACCATCACTCGCCGTGACGGCAGTGAGACGACACGCACGTGGTGCATCTACCGCCTGACCACAAGTAGAGAGCAGGCGGCGGCTGTCATCCAATCGCAGCTTGGATATGATGTTCTTGCCAAACTACATACGGAGAAGCTTTCAGCGGTGGTGGAACTCGCTTTCCCGCTCGCAGGACCGCCCGCCAATGGGCGTCTGTTTACCTTACTCCCATTGCCTATTTCTACTGGGTTTCCGGTACATCTGAACGCAACATTTGCCCTGACACCTGATCGGCAAAGTTTGAAGAATTTGCTGGAGGTCGGAAATCAGAGATCGCGTGAAAGGTAAGCAGTTTACTtcctgtccctgttgatATATTGCTGAGAATTGCACAGGCTTCTTGTAGAGTGGAACAAAATTATGTTTGCGTTGTGGGCACCTTCAGCATGGGCCGGTCTTCTTGTCGAGTTGGTCAGCCGCGATTCCGTTGACCTGGGGTATATCTGGTCCATTTGGCCCCCGCAGCAACTTGACAAGCGCACTTACTGGGCAGATCTTCCTCGTAAAGTTGCTCAAGAGGTCATCAATCGTCGTCTACCTCTTTTCCCCTGCCTTCCAAGAGATAGCCTTCCGATTTCCTTCGCCTCTCTTCACGATCCTTCTGTTTTGCTCGCAGGTCCTCATCCAGGTATTGACTTGGAAGCCCTTGTAAATTTGGATGTTTGCATTGTCCAACCACCGCCATATCTTTTTTCCATCATTACCAGTCTGGGTTTGCCTTTTAAGGCATCTATCCTATCTCCACAGTCCTTGTATGAACGCCTGATAAAGACCTATTCCGAAACTCGACCGCCGCCATGCAATGAGACAGATGTGCATACCATTACGGATTACCTAGCCTCCTTGAACTCCTTACCAACAATCGACCTCATCCGTCACCTAGCTTGGTTCTCTTGCACAGATTCAGAAAATTCTCGCGTCGCTCTAGGCTCGGTGTCAAAAAAATATGTGATACCTTTGACCGAGGAAGAGACGATACTTTTCGGTGCTCATCCTCATATGTTATCGTGGGGCTGCATGTCTGAAAGGTTACGTACACACGTGTCTAATGCATCTAATTTTGTCACCTTGAACATCTCCACGCTCAAACCTAATGATGTGGTCACTGTCCTCAACACAAAGTTCCGACATTTCCAGCCACGGACGTCAGAGATCAGAGAGGAAGATCATCGCTGGCTTGTTCATTTCTGGTCCTGGATGGCAAGGTGGCCAAAGTTGGATGAATTCTTCCGCATCTCTTTAAACAAATGTGGGGATCTATACATCCTCCCAACTGCTGAAAGAAGCCTCCGGAAGTTGTCCAGTCGTTCATTTATTTTCCGCAACACCGCACCGGCTGCGGTCGAGGCCTGGAAACTTCTCGGCGTACATCCGCTGCATCCCGACCTCGCTGATTATCCTGCATCCATGATGAAACCCGTTGTCGAAGCACCCAAAAGCATCGGTTACGTCCCGCTCCTCATACGTTCTTGTGATACCAGGGCACAGTCACGTCTGTCCCAAGACGCGCTCATTGCATTGCAGAAGTCTATCTTCGAAGGCCTTCCGTCCGCGGGGTCTCCTAGATTCATACTCTCCAGCCAAGAATGCTCACGGCTTGCGGCGATGCAGGTTTTCAGCTTGCGCACGCAACAAGGTGACTTGCATACACTTGGATCTATTCGGGGTCACGCCATCTACATCGAAGTTGATGACGCATTTCCTCTTCCCCTCCAGCCGGACATGGACGACGCAATCTATGTGGATATGAGGGACGAACCAACCGCACGATTTGTCAAGCTCGTCAACGCTACGCTTCCCCCTGTTCTAAATGAGGTTGATTTTGTGCGGATTGCATTTGATCACTGGGCACTGCAAACCTTGGATGAAAAAGATTATATTATTTCTTGGATATTTGACCACCTCAGGGTCGTCCCCCAGGAACTATTAACGCGTCTTAAAGATATCCCTTTTGTGGAGGTTGAAGGAACTGCGCAACGCGTCATACCGAGTGGACTCATTGACCCCACATCATCACTAGCGCCTTTGTACGCACAAGAAGTCGCCAAGTTCCCTGCTGGGGTATTTCGCACCAAGTACTTGCCCACGATGCGGAACTTGGGACTTTTGGACTTACGCCTCGATGTAAATGTCCTAAAGGAGCGCATTGATTATCTCTCGACTGGTCACTCCGACCCTGATCGCTTCCGAAAAGCAAAACATTTAATGCATCTTTTGAATCAGTCTTGGGAACCACAATTCAAAGAGCAGATTGTCTACGCGCGATCAAGGAAATGGATGCCCTGCAGCCCTAATGCTGCTCTTCCTCAGTGTCTCGAGTGCCCCTATCAGTGCCGCGATAGATACAgcggaagaggaaaaaatgaaaaccCATTCTACTTTGACCTTGCTCTGTCTATTCTTCCCAGCGAGATTCAAGTGGTCTCAAATGCATTCCGCGAGGCCCTTGGATGGTTGGATATTATCCGTCCAGAAACGTTGGTCAAACAATTCCGAATGACCGTTGATCTTGAACCAAGTAGCGAGCGGAACGATCGTCTCATGGCGTTAATCCATTACCTTGGATCTCTTCACCACGACCATAAATTATCGTTTGAAGTTGTGGAAGACTTGATCGCTGCCGCCGCTGATAAGGCCTGGATTCCGATATCTAAGTATGGTGAAGACACTGTTAAAACTAAGTTCGCGCTGCTACTTCCAGAGATTGATCTCAAGCCacccttcttccatattGAAAACTTTCAGTATCCCGCTTTTCTGGAAGAGATGGGATGCACAGCTAGGTAAGCCACTGTTGTACGCTAAACTTAACGAAAAATGATCAGCTGACGCCGTTATACACCAGACCCAAGCTTGACGTCCTCGTCGAGGAACTAGCGCGCATAGATTTTGAGTCTGCTCGTGGCGTGGCTGCAAGTATATGCATTCTACAAGAAATAGCAGACGCACATCCGGGTTTTGACGCTGGTTTAATTCTGATTCCGGGGGACAACAACGAAGGGCTACCACTTCACCGCGTGTTCTTCCAGGATATACACTTCCTCGGCCTTTCCGGTTGCATGACTGAACTTGTCCCGACACACAGTTCCGTTTCCAGGGCTCTAGCGGAGTCGATGGGTGTACCATTCCTGAGCGCATTGATGCTGGATACCAATCCTGGTGGTGTAGAGGAcgaaaatgaagaagaagaacagatGTCCGAAGACTTTGTCAATCGTATACAAGGTTTCCTTCGTGAATTTGATGTGCGCTATGCACTCAACGAGTTCCTTGCCAATGCAGACGACGCAAAAGCGTCATAGTTCTCGCTTATGTTAAATACTCCCACGGATGTCGGGGAGCGTTTCCTTTCTCCTGCATTTAAGAAGCTGGCTGGATGCTCGCGCTTGGTTCTATTCAATGATGCCATATTTTCTGAAGCAGATTTCGAGGGTCTACGTCATGTTGGATTGGGCGGAAAGCGTGGGTTGGCAAATACCCATGGACGTCATGGGTTAGGCGCGTTAAGCTTCTACTATTTCACCGATGTGAGTGCTGGCATAATATCCACAATTCATCTCCCTGAACACTGGAATATTAGGTTGTTACCGTGATATCCGGTGAATATGTGATGTTTCTTGATCCATCCGGTGAAAATCTTCCTCCAAGGAGACATGGAAAACGAACTGCATTGAGACGTACAATTAAACAAGTTGTGAAGTATGCGTTTACCGTTTTGTATACACTATTTTGAATGCTTATCAACACTCTGTCATTTTAACAGTCAATTCCCAGACCAGCTGAAAGGGTATGAATCTTTGTTCAAGTTCACTGCGTCATCGGGGTTCTTTGAAGGGGTAAGCATCACCACTACGAATGACGACCCATATTTATCACCTTTTTTGCAGACATTATTTATTCTTCCTCTCAAATCGTCCATCAGCGAGCAACAAACCTCCTTTCTCGATGTTCATGATATGGTCAAGTCTTCTTACAAAACACTGTCAGCAAATGCGTTTTTCTTCACTACCTTGCAACGCATCTCCGCGTATAAAAACGCGGAATCTGATAATGAAGATCATCTCCTCTGGTCGTTTGAAGCAAGTAGGCAATCTCCCATTGGCCTCGATGACCGCTATACACGTCACACTTTGACGTTGAAACATCGCTGTGGTAGATCGGCTCCGATCACTGAAAAATGGTTCATTGTGACGTCTAGTGGCATAGAAATTCCCCAGATTCACTCCGCCACTGCCGAGGGATTAAACTTGTCTCGTGAATCTCCGTTGTCTGTTCAGTTGGCTATTCGAACCGATAACGCTGGAGGCCTCGTGCTAAACAGCACGTCGTCTTTGTTCTCCACTCTGCAATTGCCTAAATTGATATCGCTGCCCTTCCACATCAATTCTCGATTTGCTATCTCCTCAAATCGTCAAAATGTTGTTATGCATCCTGCTGGAAGCGATAACCAACTGGATCCAAAGACAGCGTACAATATATGGATCTTGAAAGAGCTGATTCCACCGCTCTACTTGTCTTGTCTTGACTACCTTGTACACAGCTCACAAAGGAAACTCTTCTATCGCGATGTCTGGTGGCTTCTTAATGCTAAAGACGATATATCAAGACTTGTCCAGGCTGCGTTTTACGGCATATTAACGGAATCAACCAAGTTACTGTTTCAAGATGCTACGAATGATTGGATTGCATTCCATGACGCTGTCTTTTCTGCTTCCCAACCG
It contains:
- a CDS encoding Sacsin gives rise to the protein MPETAGEYVDIPALLKGILNGYPGNTAIFREYLQNTDDAQATTQDFVLDERVFPSERLLDPSLKGSQGPALLAVNNKVLEETDWTALQKIHSSSKAEDESRTGKNGLGFRASYHLTENPHLLSGRKLLVLDAHRHFNPHAGGVLIDFVQEGPNYPDQMAPFLSYLDSPDCPYTGTIFRFPLRTESQAQTSRIKDTATSVEEMLELLEMFCMNEAEETILFLKYTTQIKVTHVQRDGNTIVLGMVKVENEGQRGEGATYRHITITRRDGSETTRTWCIYRLTTSREQAAAVIQSQLGYDVLAKLHTEKLSAVVELAFPLAGPPANGRLFTLLPLPISTGFPVHLNATFALTPDRQSLKNLLEVGNQRSRERLLVEWNKIMFALWAPSAWAGLLVELVSRDSVDLGYIWSIWPPQQLDKRTYWADLPRKVAQEVINRRLPLFPCLPRDSLPISFASLHDPSVLLAGPHPGIDLEALVNLDVCIVQPPPYLFSIITSLGLPFKASILSPQSLYERLIKTYSETRPPPCNETDVHTITDYLASLNSLPTIDLIRHLAWFSCTDSENSRVALGSVSKKYVIPLTEEETILFGAHPHMLSWGCMSERLRTHVSNASNFVTLNISTLKPNDVVTVLNTKFRHFQPRTSEIREEDHRWLVHFWSWMARWPKLDEFFRISLNKCGDLYILPTAERSLRKLSSRSFIFRNTAPAAVEAWKLLGVHPLHPDLADYPASMMKPVVEAPKSIGYVPLLIRSCDTRAQSRLSQDALIALQKSIFEGLPSAGSPRFILSSQECSRLAAMQVFSLRTQQGDLHTLGSIRGHAIYIEVDDAFPLPLQPDMDDAIYVDMRDEPTARFVKLVNATLPPVLNEVDFVRIAFDHWALQTLDEKDYIISWIFDHLRVVPQELLTRLKDIPFVEVEGTAQRVIPSGLIDPTSSLAPLYAQEVAKFPAGVFRTKYLPTMRNLGLLDLRLDVNVLKERIDYLSTGHSDPDRFRKAKHLMHLLNQSWEPQFKEQIVYARSRKWMPCSPNAALPQCLECPYQCRDRYSGRGKNENPFYFDLALSILPSEIQVVSNAFREALGWLDIIRPETLVKQFRMTVDLEPSSERNDRLMALIHYLGSLHHDHKLSFEVVEDLIAAAADKAWIPISKYGEDTVKTKFALLLPEIDLKPPFFHIENFQYPAFLEEMGCTARPKLDVLVEELARIDFESARGVAASICILQEIADAHPGFDAGLILIPGDNNEGLPLHRVFFQDIHFLGLSGCMTELVPTHSSVSRALAESMGVPFLSALMLDTNPGGVEDENEEEEQMSEDFVNRIQGFLREFDVRYALNEFLANADDAKAS